In the genome of Nycticebus coucang isolate mNycCou1 chromosome 12, mNycCou1.pri, whole genome shotgun sequence, one region contains:
- the USP7 gene encoding ubiquitin carboxyl-terminal hydrolase 7 isoform X2, with the protein MVMPRFYPDRPHQKSVGFFLQCNAESDSTSWSCHAQAVLKIINYRDDEKSFSRRISHLFFHKENDWGFSNFMAWSEVTDPEKGFIDDDKVTFEVFVQADAPHGVAWDSKKHTGYVGLKNQGATCYMNSLLQTLFFTNQLRKAVYMMPTEGDDSSKSVPLALQRVFYELQHSDKPVGTKKLTKSFGWETLDSFMQHDVQELCRVLLDNVENKMKGTCVEGTIPKLFRGKMVSYIQCKEVDYRSDRREDYYDIQLSIKGKKNIFESFVDYVAVEQLDGDNKYDAGEHGLQEAEKGVKFLTLPPVLHLQLMRFMYDPQTDQNIKINDRFEFPEQLPLDEFLQKTDPKDPANYILHAVLVHSGDNHGGHYVVYLNPKGDGKWCKFDDDVVSRCTKEEAIEHNYGGHDDDLSVRHCTNAYMLVYIRESKLSEVLQAVTDHDIPQQLVERLQEEKRIEAQKRKERQEAHLYMQVQIVAEDQFCGHQGNDMYDEEKVKYTVFKVLKNSSLAEFVQNLSQTMGYPQDQIRLWPMQARSNGTKRPAMLDNEADGNKTMIELSDNENPWTIFLETVDPELAASGATLPKFDKDHDVMLFLKMYDPKTRSLNYCGHIYTPISCKIRDLLPVMCDRAGFSQDTSLILYEEVKPNLTERIQDYDVSLDKALDELMDGDIIVFQKDDPENDNSELPTAKEYFRDLYHRVDVIFCDKTIPNDPGFVVTLSNRMNYFQVAKTVAQRLNTDPMLLQFFKSQGYRDGPGNPLRHNYEGTLRDLLQFFKPRQPKKLYYQQLKMKITDFENRRSFKCIWLNSQFREEEITLYPDKHGCVRDLLEECKKAVELGEKASGKLRLLEIVSYKIIGVHQEDELLECLSPATSRTFRIEEVPLDQVDIDKENEMLITVAHFHKEVFGTFGIPFLLRIHQGEHFREVMKRIQSLLDIQEKEFEKFKFAIVMMGRHQYINEDEYEVNLKDFEPQPGNMSHPRPWLGLDHFNKAPKRSRYTYLEKAIKIHN; encoded by the exons gaaGTGACTGATCCTGAGAAAGGATTTATAGATGATGACAAAGTTACTTTTGAAGTCTTTGTACAGGCTGATGCTCCCCATGGAGTTGC GTGGGATTCAAAGAAGCACACGGGCTATGTTGGTTTAAAGAATCAGGGAGCAACTTGTTACATGAACAGCCTCCTACAGACACTATTTTTCACAAATCAACTACGAAAG GCTGTGTATATGATGCCAACAGAGGGCGATGATTCATCTAAAAGTGTTCCGTTAGCATTACAAAGAGTGTTCTATGAACTACAGCACAGTGATAAGCCTGTAGGAACAAAAAAGCTAACAAAGTCATTTGG gtgGGAAACTTTAGATAGCTTCATGCAACATGATGTTCAAGAGCTGTGTCGAGTG TTGCTTGATAATGtggaaaataagatgaaaggCACATGTGTAGAAGGCACCATTCCTAAATTATTCAGAGGCAAAATGGTG TCTTACATCCAGTGTAAAGAAGTGGATTATCGGTCTGATAGAAGAGAGGATTATTATGATATCCAGCTaagtataaaaggaaagaaaaata TATTCGAATCATTTGTGGATTATGTGGCTGTAGAACAACTGGATGGAGACAATAAATACGATGCTGGGGAGCATGGCTTGCAG GAAGCAGAGAAAGGTGTGAAATTTCTAACATTGCCACCAGTGTTACATCTACAACTGATGAGATTTATGTATGACCCACAGACGGACCAAAATATCAAGATCAATGATAG gTTTGAATTTCCTGAACAGTTACcccttgatgaatttttgcaaaaaACAGATCCTAAGGACCCTGCAAATTACATTCTTCATGCAGTCCTGGTTCACAGTGGAGATAACCATGGTGGACATTATGTGGTTTATCTAAACCCCAAAGGGGATGGCAAA TGGTGCAAATTTGACGATGACGTCGTATCGAGGTGTACTAAAGAAGAAGCAATTGAACATAATTATGGGGGTCATGATGATGACCTTTCTGTCCGACACTGCACAAATGCTTATATGTTAGTGTACATCAGGGAATCAAAACTGA GTGAAGTTTTACAAGCTGTCACCGACCATGATATTCCTCAGCAGCTGGTGGAGCGTCTACAAGAAGAGAAAAGGATCGAGGCCCAGAAACGGAAGGAGCGACAGGAGGCCCACCTCTACATGCAAGTGCAG ATAGTTGCTGAAGACCAGTTTTGTGGCCACCAAGGAAACGACATGTACGATGAAGAGAAAGTGAAATACACTGTGTTCAAAGTATTAAAGAACTCATCGCTTGCCGAGTTTGTTCAGAACCTCTCCCAGACCATG ggATATCCACAAGATCAAATTCGATTATGGCCCATGCAAGCAAGGAGTAATGGAACCAAGAGACCAGCAATGTTAGATAATGAAGCGGATGGCAATAAAACA ATGATTGAACTCAGTGATAATGAAAACCCTTGGACAATATTCCTGGAAACAGTTGATCCCGAGCTGGCTGCTAGTGGAGCAACATTACCCAAGTTTGATAAAGATC ATGATGTAATGTTATTTTTGAAGATGTATGATCCCAAAACACGGAGCTTGAATTACTGTGGGCATATCTACACACCAATATCCTGTAAAATAC GTGACTTGCTCCCGGTTATGTGTGACAGAGCAGGATTTAGTCAAGATACTAGCCTTATCCTCTATGAG GAAGTTAAACCGAATTTAACAGAGCGAATTCAGGACTATGACGTGTCTCTTGATAAAGCCCTGGATGAACTAATGGATGGGGACATTATTGTGTTTCAAAA GGATGACCCTGAAAATGATAACAGTGAATTACCCACTGCAAAAGAATACTTCAGAGACCTCTACCATCGTGTGGATGTCATTTTCTGTGATAAAACAATACCTAATGACCCTGGATTTGTGGTGACATTATCAAATAGAATGAATTATTTTCAG GTTGCAAAGACAGTTGCACAGAGGCTCAACACGGATCCAATGCTGCTCCAGTTCTTCAAGTCTCAAGG TTATAGGGATGGCCCAGGTAATCCACTTAGACATAATTATGAAGGGACTTTAAGAGATCTTCTACAGTTCTTCAAGCCTAGACAACCTAAGAAACTTTACTATCAGCAG CTTAAGATGAAAATCACAGACTTTGAGAACAGACGGAGTTTTAAATGTATATGGTTAAACAGCCAATTTAGGGAAGAG GAAATAACACTATATCCAGACAAGCACGGATGTGTCCGGGACCTGTTAGAAGAATGTAAAAAAGCCGTAGAGCTCGGGGAGAAAGCATCAGGGAAACTTAG GCTGCTAGAAATTGTAAGCTACAAAATTATTGGTGTGCATCAAGAAGATGAACTATTAGAATGTTTATCTCCTGCAACGAGTAGAACGTTTCGAATAGAG GAAGTACCTTTGGACCAGGTGGACATAGACAAGGAAAATGAGATGCTCATCACAGTGGCTCATTTCCACAAGGAGGTGTTCGGAACGTTTGGAATCCCATTTTTACTGAGGATACACCAG GGTGAGCATTTCAGAGAAGTGATGAAGCGGATTCAGAGTCTGCTGGATATCCAAGAGAAGGAGTTTGAAAAG tttaaatTTGCAATTGTAATGATGGGCCGACACCAGTACATAAATGAAGACGAGTATGAAGTAAATTTGAAAGACTTTGAGCCACAGCCTG GTAACATGTCTCATCCTCGGCCTTGGCTAGGGCTCGACCACTTCAACAAAGCCCCAAAGAGGAGTCGCTACACTTACCTTGAAAAGGCAATTAAGATCCATAACTGA